The Lycium barbarum isolate Lr01 chromosome 12, ASM1917538v2, whole genome shotgun sequence genome includes a region encoding these proteins:
- the LOC132623123 gene encoding transcription factor bHLH162-like: MEQQCNNPSSSSCKVDRKTTEKNRRNQMKDLYLKLNSLVPHHQYSKVVLSLPDQLEEAADYIKKLQINLERTRQRKESLTAGVNASSRSRTERLPLPHIEIQSVDSTLKVALITNLDNQLMFNDIIRMLHEEGVQVINASYYKSSNDTVFHSIHSKMQGECTPEYGAARISERLKKFVGGASSLASNC, translated from the exons ATGGAGCAACAGTGTAACAACCCTAGTTCCTCATCTTGTAAAGTTGATAGAAAGACAACTGAGAAAAACAGAAGAAATCAAATGAAAGATCTCTACTTGAAGCTCAATTCTCTTGTTCCCCATCATCAGTATTCTAAG GTAGTTTTGTCACTGCCAGATCAACTGGAAGAAGCAGCCGACTACATAAAGAAACTGCAGATAAATTTGGAGAGAACGAGACAGAGAAAAGAAAGCTTAACAGCAGGTGTAAATGCAAGTTCAAGGTCAAGAACGGAACGGTTGCCGTTGCCACATATTGAAATCCAAAGTGTGGATTCAACTCTAAAGGTTGCTCTAATTACTAATTTGGATAATCAGTTGATGTTCAATGATATAATACGTATGCTTCATGAAGAAGGTGTACAAGTCATAAATGCTAGTTATTACAAGTCATCTAATGACACCGTTTTTCATTCCATACATTCAAAG ATGCAGGGAGAGTGCACACCTGAATATGGAGCTGCAAGAATCTCTGAAAGGTTAAAGAAGTTTGTGGGTGGTGCTAGCTCTCTTGCTAGCAATTGCTAA